The following are encoded in a window of Gramella sp. MT6 genomic DNA:
- a CDS encoding aminotransferase class I/II-fold pyridoxal phosphate-dependent enzyme, translating into MKDLFDKIYKDKGPLGKWAEQAEGYFVFPKLEGPISNRMKFRGKEVITWSINDYLGLANHPEVRKVDAEAAAEYGSAYPMGARMMSGHTDLHEKLQDELASFVHKQAAYLLNFGYQGMVSTIDALVSKQDVIVYDVDAHACIIDGVRLHLGQRFTYKHNDMESIEKNLQRATKIAEQTGGGILLISEGVFGMRGEQGKLKEIVELKKKYNFRLFVDDAHGFGTLGKTGAGAGEEQGVQDEIDVYFATFAKSLASTGAFIAGDKEIIDYLKYNLRSQMFAKSLQMQLVVGALKRLDMLRTMPELKEKLWENVNALQNGLKDNGFDIGTTQSCVTPVYLKGSIPEAMALVKDLRENHGVFCSIVVYPVIPKGLILLRMIPTATHTLQDVEETVEAFSAIRERLENGTYKRLSASVEAAMSNK; encoded by the coding sequence ATGAAGGATTTATTTGATAAAATTTACAAAGACAAAGGACCGCTGGGTAAATGGGCTGAGCAGGCAGAAGGATACTTCGTTTTTCCTAAACTAGAGGGACCAATTTCTAACCGGATGAAATTTCGCGGTAAAGAAGTTATTACATGGAGTATCAACGACTACCTTGGGCTAGCCAATCATCCTGAAGTTCGTAAAGTAGATGCAGAAGCTGCAGCCGAGTATGGCTCTGCTTATCCTATGGGAGCGAGAATGATGAGTGGTCATACTGATCTTCATGAAAAATTACAGGATGAACTTGCTTCTTTTGTACACAAGCAGGCAGCCTACCTATTAAATTTTGGATATCAGGGGATGGTTTCAACGATCGATGCCCTTGTCTCTAAGCAGGATGTGATCGTATATGATGTAGATGCACACGCGTGTATCATTGATGGTGTTAGATTGCATTTAGGTCAGAGATTTACCTATAAGCACAACGATATGGAAAGTATCGAGAAGAATCTTCAGCGTGCTACCAAGATCGCAGAACAAACCGGAGGAGGAATTTTATTGATCTCTGAAGGTGTTTTTGGGATGAGAGGCGAACAGGGTAAATTGAAGGAGATCGTTGAGCTTAAGAAAAAATATAACTTTAGATTATTCGTAGATGATGCTCATGGTTTTGGTACTCTTGGTAAAACAGGAGCCGGAGCAGGTGAGGAGCAGGGAGTACAGGACGAAATAGACGTATATTTCGCAACTTTCGCAAAATCACTGGCCAGTACAGGAGCATTTATCGCTGGAGATAAAGAGATCATAGATTATTTAAAATATAATCTTAGATCACAAATGTTCGCTAAATCCCTGCAAATGCAGTTGGTGGTTGGAGCATTGAAGCGTCTTGATATGCTAAGAACTATGCCAGAGCTTAAAGAAAAGCTTTGGGAGAATGTAAATGCATTACAAAACGGATTAAAAGATAACGGATTCGATATTGGAACTACACAAAGTTGTGTAACTCCTGTTTATCTTAAGGGAAGTATCCCAGAAGCTATGGCTTTGGTTAAGGATCTCCGTGAGAATCACGGGGTGTTCTGTTCTATCGTTGTATATCCGGTAATTCCAAAAGGATTGATCCTTCTTAGAATGATCCCTACGGCGACCCATACCTTACAAGATGTTGAAGAAACAGTAGAAGCTTTTTCAGCTATTCGTGAAAGACTTGAAAATGGTACTTATAAAAGACTTTCAGCTTCCGTTGAGGCAGCGATGTCTAATAAGTAA
- a CDS encoding transporter has translation MRKTAILSLFLIIATNLHAQYTETINSNRPGQSQGAFAVGTNVIQLESGPYFGSEEHTGLGTDTDIWGVDYQLRYGLLFENLELNLTGSFESQDIFRDFLGVTSESTIRNFKTNSIGAKYLIFDPYKSLEEDKPNLYSWKANQRFKWKTLIPAISIYAGANFSFGDNPYLYEGEGKFSPKAAIITQNNWGRWVLVLNLIADKLSEDYRSYTGIVTVTHTLSQNLAIFGEYQAIKSDIYADDILRAGGAYLIGEDFQFDVSGLVNFKDTPSKWQVAAGVSYRFDLHKMDEFLEESNEGNKRRQRTEELNKEGEEVIDEEGGLE, from the coding sequence ATGCGTAAAACAGCCATACTTAGCCTTTTTCTAATTATTGCTACCAATCTCCACGCTCAATATACCGAAACCATAAATTCGAACAGACCGGGACAATCCCAGGGAGCTTTTGCTGTTGGAACCAATGTTATACAACTTGAAAGCGGACCTTATTTTGGGAGTGAGGAACATACAGGACTTGGAACCGATACCGATATCTGGGGCGTAGATTACCAATTAAGATATGGGTTACTTTTTGAGAATCTTGAATTGAATCTAACCGGCTCATTTGAGTCTCAGGACATATTCAGGGATTTTCTTGGAGTGACGAGTGAATCAACAATCAGAAATTTTAAAACAAATTCTATAGGTGCCAAATATCTAATTTTTGATCCCTATAAAAGTCTGGAAGAAGACAAACCCAATTTATACAGCTGGAAAGCGAATCAACGATTCAAGTGGAAAACACTAATTCCTGCCATTTCCATTTACGCTGGGGCTAACTTTTCCTTTGGTGATAATCCCTATTTATACGAAGGAGAAGGAAAGTTTAGTCCAAAGGCAGCAATAATTACTCAGAACAATTGGGGTCGCTGGGTTTTAGTATTAAACCTTATTGCAGATAAACTTTCTGAAGATTACAGATCTTACACAGGAATAGTTACGGTTACCCATACCCTTTCTCAAAATCTGGCGATTTTTGGAGAATACCAGGCTATAAAGAGTGATATATATGCAGATGATATTTTACGAGCGGGAGGAGCATATTTAATAGGTGAAGACTTCCAGTTCGATGTTTCTGGCCTGGTTAATTTTAAGGACACCCCATCAAAGTGGCAGGTAGCGGCAGGAGTTTCTTATAGGTTTGATCTTCATAAAATGGATGAATTCCTGGAGGAATCTAATGAAGGTAACAAAAGAAGACAGAGAACTGAAGAGCTTAATAAAGAAGGGGAAGAAGTTATAGATGAAGAAGGAGGACTCGAGTAA
- a CDS encoding DUF4834 family protein: protein MLEASLTGVLKTVLIVLLVYFGLKILLRFFGPLILKWFMKKMGQKFEKQFNQQFGGAQRPQDKEGKVSIDKKPKNGKQSNKNVGEYIDYEEID from the coding sequence ATGTTAGAAGCATCATTAACCGGGGTATTAAAAACGGTACTTATCGTTCTGTTAGTATACTTTGGTCTTAAAATATTACTTAGATTTTTTGGTCCATTGATCCTGAAGTGGTTTATGAAAAAGATGGGTCAGAAATTTGAAAAACAATTCAATCAGCAGTTTGGAGGAGCACAGCGACCTCAGGATAAAGAAGGAAAAGTTAGTATCGATAAAAAGCCGAAAAACGGAAAGCAGTCCAATAAAAATGTTGGTGAATATATCGATTACGAAGAAATTGATTAA
- a CDS encoding YfhO family protein yields MAKLKQFLPHLLVLAGFIILSLFYFNPVLQGKEIYQSDIIQYIGMAKEQNDFRAETGEEPYWTDAAFGGMPTYQLGAYYPHNYVKKLDTALRFLPRPADYLFLYFIGFYILLLCMKVDYKLAFLGSIAFGFSTYLIIILGVGHNAKAHAIAYMPMVLAGIIAIFRHRNIWSFLVLTVAMALEIQANHFQMTYYLLLLVIALGLAYLIDAYRKKMLPRYFKALGIMVVAVVLAIAANATNLLATSEYTQFSTRGESNLTIEPDGSSKQNTGLSFDYITEYSYGILESFNLMVPRFMGGGSSENIGRDSNLYNALREIGASPVQAEGFTESAPTYWGDQPFVGAPAYIGATVIFLFVFALFLIRGRLKWWIVGGSLLALFLSWGKNFEFFTKFFIEFVPLYDKFRAVSSIQVILELCLPMLAVMGLYKLFLTEVKKEEKIYALKWSSIITGGLLLIFLLFKSILFDFEGANDAMYSQQFGMDFMKALEEDRKSIFTTDVIRSLVFVLLSAGLIWGYLKAKLNRNLLIGGFCILLLVDLIGVDKRYVNEEDFVLAREMEQPFQKLAADEAILEDNGHYRVFDVSGSPFNTGRTSYYHNALGGYHAAKPGRIQELYDFYISNNNMEILSMLNVKYFIVPTEEGTQAQQNPNAYGNAWIVKNIKWVEGQDQEMLALKDTDLRNTAMINSKFRDVVQEDFSFDQGATIELISYQPNNLKYKFNAESNQFVVFSENYYQPGWQAYIDGEPAEHAQVNYVLRGMNVPAGEHEIVFKFEPEVVKTGSSIALISSILIGLVFIGGIGFELKKRK; encoded by the coding sequence ATGGCTAAATTGAAGCAATTCTTACCTCACCTGTTAGTTCTGGCAGGTTTTATCATTTTATCATTATTTTACTTTAATCCGGTCCTGCAGGGAAAGGAAATTTACCAAAGCGATATTATTCAATATATCGGGATGGCCAAGGAGCAAAATGACTTCAGGGCAGAGACCGGGGAAGAACCATATTGGACCGATGCTGCATTTGGGGGAATGCCTACATATCAATTAGGCGCTTACTATCCTCACAATTATGTAAAAAAACTTGATACAGCCTTGAGATTTCTGCCCAGGCCGGCAGATTATCTCTTTCTCTATTTTATAGGTTTCTACATTCTACTCCTTTGTATGAAGGTAGATTATAAACTTGCCTTTTTAGGTTCAATCGCCTTTGGATTTTCAACCTATCTGATCATAATTCTGGGAGTTGGTCACAATGCCAAGGCACATGCAATTGCATACATGCCTATGGTGCTTGCCGGGATCATAGCCATTTTCAGGCATCGCAACATTTGGAGCTTTCTTGTGCTTACGGTAGCCATGGCGCTCGAGATTCAGGCAAACCATTTCCAGATGACCTATTACTTGCTGTTATTGGTAATAGCTCTGGGCCTAGCTTATCTTATTGATGCTTATCGAAAAAAAATGCTCCCAAGGTATTTTAAAGCTTTGGGCATCATGGTTGTTGCTGTTGTGCTGGCAATAGCAGCTAATGCTACGAACCTATTGGCAACGAGCGAGTATACTCAATTCAGTACACGTGGAGAATCTAATCTTACAATTGAACCTGACGGAAGCTCGAAGCAGAATACAGGTTTAAGTTTTGATTATATAACCGAATACAGTTACGGAATTTTAGAAAGTTTCAATCTGATGGTTCCAAGGTTCATGGGAGGTGGAAGTTCTGAAAATATTGGAAGGGATTCTAACTTATACAATGCTTTAAGGGAAATTGGAGCTTCGCCGGTCCAGGCTGAAGGTTTTACGGAAAGTGCTCCAACCTACTGGGGTGATCAGCCATTTGTAGGGGCACCAGCTTATATTGGGGCTACGGTAATTTTCTTATTTGTTTTCGCTTTGTTCTTGATAAGGGGAAGATTAAAATGGTGGATCGTAGGTGGAAGTCTGCTGGCTTTATTTTTGAGCTGGGGTAAGAATTTTGAGTTCTTTACTAAGTTTTTCATCGAATTTGTGCCGTTGTATGATAAGTTCAGAGCGGTTTCTTCTATACAGGTTATTCTGGAACTTTGTTTGCCTATGCTTGCCGTTATGGGCCTTTATAAGCTATTCCTGACTGAAGTTAAAAAGGAAGAAAAAATATATGCCTTAAAATGGTCATCGATCATTACAGGAGGCTTATTACTAATATTCTTATTGTTCAAATCAATTCTATTCGATTTTGAAGGAGCAAATGATGCAATGTATTCTCAACAGTTCGGAATGGACTTCATGAAAGCCCTCGAGGAAGACCGAAAAAGTATTTTTACTACCGATGTAATTCGTTCTTTGGTATTTGTATTGCTTTCGGCAGGGCTTATATGGGGATATTTGAAAGCTAAACTGAACAGAAATCTGCTAATTGGCGGGTTTTGCATTCTTTTATTAGTAGACCTGATTGGAGTTGACAAAAGATATGTGAATGAAGAAGATTTTGTTCTGGCCAGGGAGATGGAGCAACCATTTCAAAAATTAGCTGCAGATGAAGCTATCTTAGAAGATAATGGTCATTACAGGGTTTTTGATGTTTCCGGAAGTCCATTTAATACCGGTAGAACATCATATTATCACAATGCACTGGGTGGTTATCATGCTGCAAAACCCGGTAGAATTCAGGAACTGTACGATTTCTATATCTCAAATAACAACATGGAAATATTGAGCATGTTAAATGTGAAATATTTTATTGTTCCGACTGAAGAAGGTACTCAGGCCCAACAAAATCCAAATGCCTATGGAAATGCCTGGATCGTAAAAAATATTAAATGGGTAGAAGGTCAGGACCAGGAAATGTTGGCTCTTAAAGATACAGATCTAAGAAATACTGCCATGATCAATTCGAAATTCCGGGATGTTGTTCAGGAAGATTTCAGTTTCGATCAAGGAGCAACCATTGAGCTGATAAGCTATCAACCTAATAATCTTAAATATAAATTTAATGCTGAGTCAAATCAGTTTGTGGTTTTTTCTGAAAATTATTACCAACCCGGCTGGCAGGCATACATTGACGGCGAACCTGCAGAACATGCTCAGGTAAACTACGTTTTAAGAGGAATGAATGTTCCGGCAGGGGAACACGAAATCGTATTCAAATTTGAGCCTGAGGTAGTGAAGACTGGTAGCAGTATCGCCCTCATAAGTTCTATTCTCATTGGTCTTGTTTTTATAGGCGGAATTGGTTTCGAGCTGAAAAAGAGAAAGTGA
- a CDS encoding glycosyltransferase family 4 protein encodes MKKVLIITYYWPPAGGPGVQRWLKFVKYLRDFDVEPVVYVPENPSYPIIDHSFEAEIPEGIRVLKKKIFEPYSIAGIFSKKDTETISSGIIQKEENQSALQKAMLYIRGNYFIPDARKFWVKPSINFLKQELKNGNYDAIITTGPPHSLHLIGLSLKKELGCKWIADFRDPWTQIGYHEKLKLNESSRKKHEQLESEVLNTADHIITTSFTTKTEFETKTSQPITVITNGFDSEIHEKSVDQNKFQIAHIGSLLSGRNPENLWKALQQLLEENRGFQKDFRLRLAGKVSEVVLESIHNAGLEDYLINEGYVSHSMALEMQREASVLLLIEIDSNETRGIIPGKLFEYLASGSPILAIGPDNWDAARIISETNSGKVFSYTDVQRLKGHLLEMFKKYSHGEPGSALHDIEKYHRRTLTGKLANLIKQI; translated from the coding sequence ATGAAAAAAGTTCTCATTATTACATATTACTGGCCACCGGCCGGTGGCCCCGGGGTTCAACGCTGGCTTAAATTCGTTAAGTATTTAAGAGATTTTGATGTTGAACCTGTGGTCTATGTTCCTGAGAATCCAAGTTACCCTATCATTGATCATAGTTTTGAAGCTGAAATTCCAGAGGGGATAAGAGTATTAAAGAAAAAGATATTTGAACCTTATTCGATCGCTGGAATTTTTTCAAAAAAGGATACTGAAACCATTAGTTCCGGGATCATTCAGAAAGAAGAAAATCAGTCTGCACTGCAAAAGGCAATGTTATATATTCGGGGTAATTATTTTATTCCCGATGCCCGCAAGTTCTGGGTCAAGCCGTCGATTAATTTTCTAAAGCAGGAACTTAAGAACGGCAATTATGATGCAATCATAACTACCGGGCCTCCCCATAGTTTACATCTAATTGGTTTGAGTCTAAAAAAGGAATTAGGTTGTAAGTGGATCGCAGATTTCAGAGACCCCTGGACACAGATAGGTTATCATGAAAAGCTTAAATTAAATGAAAGCTCTAGGAAAAAGCACGAACAACTGGAAAGTGAGGTGCTGAATACTGCAGATCATATTATTACCACCAGCTTCACGACCAAAACTGAATTTGAGACTAAAACGTCTCAACCAATCACGGTAATAACTAATGGTTTTGATTCTGAAATTCATGAAAAATCGGTCGATCAAAACAAATTTCAAATAGCTCACATTGGATCATTACTTTCGGGTAGAAATCCTGAAAATCTATGGAAAGCGCTACAACAATTACTGGAAGAAAACAGAGGTTTTCAAAAGGATTTTCGGCTAAGATTAGCAGGGAAAGTTAGTGAAGTAGTTCTGGAAAGTATTCATAATGCTGGTCTGGAAGATTATCTGATTAATGAAGGGTATGTTAGCCATTCAATGGCATTGGAAATGCAAAGGGAGGCCTCCGTTCTTTTACTGATAGAAATAGATTCTAATGAAACCAGAGGAATTATTCCCGGGAAGCTTTTTGAATACCTGGCCTCAGGGTCTCCTATTTTGGCAATAGGCCCTGATAATTGGGATGCTGCAAGGATAATTTCAGAAACGAATTCCGGAAAGGTTTTTTCTTATACAGATGTACAAAGACTCAAAGGTCACTTATTGGAAATGTTTAAAAAATATTCCCATGGAGAACCTGGTTCTGCATTACATGATATTGAAAAATATCATCGCCGGACCTTGACCGGTAAACTTGCCAACTTAATTAAGCAGATTTAG
- a CDS encoding polysaccharide biosynthesis C-terminal domain-containing protein, giving the protein MVTTYVGFGIGAVNTLFLFTYFLDQEYYGLVSFLLSAANLIWPFLVFGVHSTLIKFFTSYKTRGDQDRLLNFVLVIPAVVGLILGTIGLIFYNYLLDYFQGENSLVQPYVWLIFVIALATAYFEVFFSWSKIYYKSAFGNLMKEVFHRLCISLLLFAFYFKWINVEFFIYSISGVFVFRTILMAMYAFSLHRPKFSFKFPRNLSPVLKYSSLILLAASVATVLLDLDKVMIEHYLPIENVAIYGIAVYIATVISVPQKAMHQITNPLTAEMLNNKDKSGLKDLYEKSSLNLLIVSGLIFVWIITNVNSLYELIPEEYEISILIVLLISLVKLYDNFLGNNNSILFNSDYYRIVLGVGVILVLVAFVLNILFIPEYGIEGAAVASFIAFSLYNTSKVFIVFKKFKIHPFTTKSTWALLLTALFSIGFYFLNFPLHAVINIAVKGTLSGVLYLIIVYYLRFSEDLNLMIDKFLKRS; this is encoded by the coding sequence ATGGTAACCACATATGTTGGTTTCGGTATCGGGGCTGTGAATACGTTATTTCTTTTTACATATTTTCTGGATCAGGAATATTACGGACTCGTAAGTTTCCTGTTATCGGCAGCTAATCTTATCTGGCCGTTCCTGGTATTCGGAGTGCACAGTACTCTTATTAAATTCTTTACCTCCTACAAAACCAGAGGAGATCAGGACAGGTTGTTGAATTTTGTTTTGGTAATTCCAGCAGTGGTGGGATTGATCTTAGGGACTATTGGTCTTATATTTTACAATTACCTTCTCGATTATTTTCAGGGAGAGAACAGTCTGGTGCAACCTTACGTCTGGCTTATTTTTGTGATAGCTCTGGCGACCGCTTATTTTGAAGTTTTCTTTTCCTGGTCTAAGATCTACTATAAAAGCGCATTCGGGAATTTGATGAAGGAGGTTTTTCACAGGCTTTGTATAAGTCTGCTTCTATTTGCTTTCTATTTTAAATGGATAAATGTAGAGTTCTTTATTTACAGTATTTCGGGAGTTTTTGTTTTCAGGACTATTTTGATGGCTATGTATGCTTTTTCACTTCACAGACCCAAATTCAGTTTTAAATTCCCAAGGAATCTATCTCCGGTATTAAAATACTCTTCTCTGATACTTCTGGCAGCCTCTGTAGCCACCGTTCTATTAGATCTGGACAAAGTGATGATAGAACACTATCTACCCATCGAGAACGTCGCTATTTACGGAATTGCGGTTTATATAGCTACCGTCATCTCTGTTCCTCAAAAAGCGATGCACCAGATCACCAATCCGCTTACTGCTGAAATGTTGAACAATAAAGATAAATCTGGGCTTAAAGATCTATATGAAAAAAGTTCCCTGAACCTCTTAATTGTTAGCGGACTCATTTTTGTCTGGATCATTACCAATGTGAATTCTTTGTATGAATTGATCCCTGAAGAATATGAGATCAGTATTTTGATCGTGTTGTTGATCTCGCTGGTTAAGTTATATGATAATTTTCTGGGCAATAATAATAGTATTCTTTTTAATTCAGATTATTATCGCATTGTCCTTGGGGTAGGGGTGATCCTGGTTTTGGTAGCTTTTGTTCTTAATATTCTTTTTATTCCTGAGTATGGAATTGAAGGAGCGGCAGTAGCTAGTTTTATAGCATTTTCTCTTTATAATACTTCGAAAGTATTCATAGTATTCAAAAAGTTTAAAATTCATCCGTTTACTACTAAATCTACCTGGGCGTTATTATTAACGGCCTTATTTAGTATTGGATTCTATTTTCTGAATTTCCCACTACATGCGGTTATTAATATTGCTGTAAAAGGAACGCTATCAGGTGTTTTATATCTTATTATCGTTTACTACCTAAGATTTTCTGAAGACCTCAATTTGATGATAGATAAATTTCTGAAAAGGTCATAA
- the uvrA gene encoding excinuclease ABC subunit UvrA, which yields MTTDISQVDPKQNIIIKGAKLHNLKNINAVIPRNKLVVITGLSGSGKSSLAFDTLYAEGQRRYVESLSSYARQFLGRLNKPKVDYIKGIAPAIAIEQKVNSTNPRSTVGTSTEIYDYLKLLFARIGKTYSPISGNEVKKDTVTDVINYVKAFPEREKLLLLAPIHVEEGRSLEKKIKILAQQGYSRIKLDHDVVRIDETDLSKAKDDNTWLVVDRIITKDEEDFYNRLADAIEAAFFEGKGELFIEKLSDNSSRHFSNKFELDGMSFLEPNVHLFSFNNPYGACPKCEGYGDVIGIDEDLVIPNTGLSVYENAIFPWRGDSMSWYRDQLVNNSHKFDFPIHKPYFELSDEQKDLIWNGNQYFEGLNQFFEFLESKAYKIQNRVMLSRYRGKTKCSACKGKRLRPEAQYVKINDHSITDLVEKPLDKVRAFFKDLELNEYDEKIAKRLLTEIRNRLEFLSNVGLDYLTLNRKSNTLSGGESQRINLATSLGSSLVGSMYILDEPSIGLHPKDTEKLIGVLKNLRDLGNTVIVVEHDEEIMNAADEIIDIGPEAGTNGGYVVATGTMKDILKSDSLTASYLNGKMEIEVPEKRRTSKNKIKVLGARENNLKNIDVEFQLGIFTAITGVSGSGKSTLVRKILYPAVQKEIGGYGEKAGQFSGVEGNFKSLGTVEFVDQNPIGRSSRSNPVTYIKAYDDIRNLFASQRLAKLRGFKAKHFSFNVDGGRCETCKGEGEVTIEMQFMADVHLECETCNGKRFKKDVLEVTFHDKNIDDVLNMTIDDATKFFEDHGQDKIVKKLKPLKDVGLGYVQLGQSSSTLSGGEAQRIKLASFLVKGNTKTKALFIFDEPTTGLHFHDIKKLLKSFNALISKGHTVIVIEHNMDLVKCADQVIDLGPEGGEKGGYLVGQGTPEELAKNKKSYTSKYLEEKLS from the coding sequence ATGACAACAGATATATCACAGGTAGACCCCAAACAGAACATAATCATTAAAGGTGCAAAGCTGCATAATCTTAAAAATATAAATGCGGTGATCCCAAGAAATAAGCTGGTGGTGATCACCGGATTATCGGGTTCTGGAAAATCCAGTCTTGCTTTTGATACACTTTATGCTGAAGGTCAACGCCGGTATGTAGAAAGTCTTAGCTCTTATGCTCGACAATTTCTGGGCAGGCTCAATAAACCAAAAGTAGATTATATAAAGGGGATTGCCCCTGCCATTGCAATTGAACAAAAGGTAAATTCAACTAACCCCCGCTCTACCGTGGGTACATCTACCGAAATTTACGATTACCTGAAATTGCTTTTCGCCAGGATTGGTAAAACCTACTCTCCTATTTCTGGAAATGAAGTTAAAAAAGACACGGTCACAGATGTAATAAATTATGTAAAGGCGTTTCCAGAAAGAGAAAAGCTCCTCCTTCTTGCTCCAATTCATGTGGAAGAAGGTAGATCTTTGGAAAAAAAGATCAAAATTCTTGCTCAACAGGGATATAGCCGCATTAAACTTGATCATGATGTGGTAAGGATCGATGAAACCGATCTTTCCAAAGCCAAAGATGATAATACATGGCTGGTAGTAGACCGGATCATTACCAAAGATGAAGAGGATTTTTATAATCGCCTTGCAGACGCGATAGAAGCTGCTTTCTTTGAAGGTAAAGGAGAATTGTTCATCGAAAAGCTTTCTGATAACAGCTCAAGACACTTCAGCAACAAATTTGAGCTGGACGGAATGAGTTTCCTGGAACCTAACGTGCATCTATTCAGTTTTAATAATCCTTACGGCGCCTGCCCTAAATGTGAAGGATATGGAGACGTGATTGGGATCGACGAAGACCTAGTTATTCCAAATACGGGCCTTTCAGTTTACGAAAATGCCATCTTCCCATGGAGAGGTGATAGTATGAGCTGGTATAGAGATCAGTTAGTGAACAATTCACACAAGTTCGACTTCCCTATTCATAAACCATATTTTGAACTAAGTGATGAGCAAAAAGACCTTATCTGGAATGGGAATCAATATTTTGAAGGATTAAATCAATTTTTTGAATTTCTTGAGAGTAAAGCTTATAAGATTCAGAACAGAGTTATGCTTTCTCGTTACCGAGGCAAAACAAAATGCTCGGCCTGTAAAGGCAAAAGGCTAAGACCTGAAGCTCAGTACGTGAAAATTAATGATCATAGCATTACAGACCTGGTTGAAAAACCACTGGATAAAGTAAGAGCATTTTTTAAAGATCTCGAACTGAATGAGTATGATGAAAAAATAGCTAAAAGACTTCTAACCGAAATTCGTAACCGACTAGAATTCCTTTCAAATGTTGGTCTAGACTATCTTACTTTGAATAGAAAATCCAATACATTATCTGGGGGAGAATCTCAAAGGATCAATCTGGCGACATCATTAGGAAGTAGCCTGGTTGGATCTATGTATATTCTGGATGAACCATCAATAGGTCTTCATCCCAAAGACACCGAAAAACTAATTGGAGTTTTAAAGAATTTACGCGATCTGGGAAATACAGTTATTGTGGTAGAGCATGATGAAGAGATCATGAATGCCGCTGATGAGATTATCGATATTGGCCCCGAAGCAGGAACAAATGGTGGTTATGTGGTAGCCACTGGTACCATGAAAGATATCCTGAAGTCTGATTCCTTGACCGCGAGCTACCTTAATGGTAAAATGGAAATTGAAGTTCCTGAAAAAAGAAGGACTTCAAAGAATAAAATAAAAGTTCTTGGAGCCAGGGAAAATAATTTGAAGAATATCGATGTTGAATTTCAACTGGGAATATTTACAGCGATCACAGGTGTATCTGGAAGTGGAAAAAGTACCTTAGTAAGAAAAATTTTGTACCCGGCAGTGCAAAAAGAAATAGGTGGCTATGGAGAGAAAGCAGGCCAGTTTAGCGGCGTGGAAGGAAACTTCAAAAGCCTTGGGACAGTTGAATTTGTAGATCAAAATCCTATTGGGAGATCTTCCAGGTCTAACCCTGTGACTTATATCAAAGCTTATGACGATATAAGAAACCTTTTTGCCAGCCAGAGGCTAGCAAAATTAAGAGGTTTCAAGGCCAAACATTTCTCTTTTAACGTCGACGGAGGTAGATGCGAAACCTGTAAAGGTGAAGGCGAAGTTACTATAGAAATGCAATTCATGGCAGATGTACATCTTGAATGTGAAACCTGTAATGGTAAGCGGTTTAAAAAAGATGTGCTGGAAGTAACCTTTCATGATAAGAACATAGATGATGTTCTTAATATGACCATTGATGATGCCACCAAATTCTTCGAAGATCATGGTCAGGACAAGATTGTAAAGAAATTAAAGCCACTTAAAGATGTTGGGTTAGGATACGTGCAATTGGGACAAAGCTCTTCTACCCTCTCTGGAGGTGAAGCCCAGAGAATAAAACTTGCTTCTTTCCTCGTTAAAGGAAACACTAAAACCAAGGCGTTATTCATTTTTGATGAACCTACTACAGGATTACACTTTCATGATATCAAAAAACTTCTGAAATCCTTTAATGCTCTTATTTCGAAAGGACACACGGTAATTGTTATCGAACATAATATGGATCTAGTAAAGTGTGCAGACCAGGTTATAGATCTTGGTCCGGAAGGGGGTGAAAAAGGTGGATACCTTGTGGGACAGGGAACCCCGGAGGAACTTGCTAAGAATAAAAAATCCTACACCTCAAAATATCTGGAGGAGAAACTATCCTGA